The following coding sequences lie in one Angustibacter luteus genomic window:
- a CDS encoding flagellar hook-length control protein FliK, with protein sequence MSTTLPAVLAKAAPGRPETGAPTSRRQTHGDVPGDRDRFDDVLRRAQTPEREPRPAPSRRRSDAAAHQGATSDQSATAAQGNVTDRVTDRATDRATDRATDHVTDQATDQATDQVATAGQAPVVDPTSAAATAAQVAAAGQSAVPADAAAPVDTAAVAGSAVTALPVGATGPAHAEPASTVATSPTSPDGTAGTAFAETAPVAVTTTTTATTATTTAATSAGSTAGQSAGAVGPTAGVPGVPASLTVQVDAAAAAPSLDRVGSPDQPAPAGPDAASALADVTTAAVPLSPPVAASSSTTSPQVSAPLATQPSTQLAAQVAAQVSARALAAAVEATRTGLHTITVQLRPAELGAIQVVATMGAAGLSLNLHAASDVTRELLRSALADLRVDLGEQGLGQATVDVSEQSSYQAPQQQPGTAAGSDERSGRAVATAAGSSRPGSVERVPTRVDPVAVRRTGGGRQTRVDVTL encoded by the coding sequence ATGAGCACCACGCTGCCCGCCGTGCTCGCGAAGGCGGCCCCCGGCCGCCCCGAGACCGGTGCCCCCACCTCGCGTCGCCAGACCCACGGCGACGTGCCCGGTGACCGCGACCGGTTCGACGACGTGCTGCGTCGCGCGCAGACCCCCGAGCGCGAGCCGAGGCCCGCGCCGAGCCGCCGCCGCAGCGACGCCGCGGCCCATCAGGGTGCGACGTCCGACCAGAGCGCGACCGCCGCCCAGGGGAACGTCACCGACCGCGTCACCGACCGGGCCACCGACCGAGCCACCGACCGAGCCACCGACCACGTCACCGACCAGGCCACCGACCAGGCCACCGACCAGGTCGCCACCGCCGGCCAGGCCCCCGTGGTCGACCCGACCAGCGCGGCTGCGACCGCTGCGCAGGTGGCAGCGGCCGGCCAGTCCGCTGTGCCCGCCGACGCTGCCGCGCCCGTCGACACCGCCGCGGTCGCCGGCTCAGCGGTGACCGCCCTCCCGGTGGGCGCGACCGGACCGGCTCACGCCGAGCCCGCCAGCACGGTGGCGACGAGCCCCACCTCGCCCGACGGGACCGCGGGCACCGCCTTCGCCGAGACCGCCCCGGTGGCGGTGACCACCACGACGACTGCCACGACCGCGACCACCACCGCTGCAACCAGTGCGGGCTCAACCGCCGGCCAGAGCGCCGGTGCCGTGGGCCCGACGGCCGGGGTACCGGGTGTCCCGGCGTCCCTGACCGTGCAGGTGGACGCCGCCGCTGCGGCGCCGTCCCTCGACCGGGTGGGTTCGCCCGACCAGCCCGCTCCCGCCGGCCCGGACGCGGCCTCGGCCCTGGCGGACGTCACGACCGCGGCCGTGCCGCTCAGCCCGCCGGTGGCGGCGTCCAGCTCGACGACCTCGCCGCAGGTGAGTGCGCCGCTGGCCACCCAGCCGTCCACCCAGCTGGCCGCCCAGGTCGCCGCCCAGGTGTCCGCGCGGGCGCTCGCGGCCGCCGTCGAGGCGACCCGGACCGGCCTGCACACCATCACCGTCCAGCTGCGACCGGCCGAGCTCGGTGCGATCCAGGTGGTGGCGACCATGGGCGCGGCCGGGCTCAGCCTGAACTTGCACGCCGCCAGCGACGTCACCCGTGAGCTGCTGCGCAGCGCGCTGGCCGACCTGCGGGTCGACCTGGGGGAGCAGGGCCTCGGCCAGGCCACGGTCGACGTGTCCGAGCAGTCCTCGTACCAGGCACCGCAGCAGCAGCCGGGCACGGCCGCCGGCTCCGACGAGCGGTCCGGACGGGCCGTCGCCACGGCCGCGGGGAGCAGTCGCCCCGGTTCGGTCGAACGCGTGCCCACGCGCGTCGACCCGGTCGCGGTCCGCCGCACCGGCGGCGGTCGGCAGACCCGGGTGGACGTGACCTTGTGA
- a CDS encoding NlpC/P60 family protein, which translates to MSAGAVMSRIDEIRTTIATLTAPTQLASTSGTSASAFAAQLAAATGTTTGTSGATGSAAGSAPDGDDVVADARQYLGVPYKWGGTDPKTGLDCSGLVQRVFKDLGVELPRTVSEQKSSGEPVASMKDAKPGDLLVFGNHHIGIYVGHGKMLHAPHTGTNVKIADVYETPTRIRRVLPAGGTDTTSTAQASVARPSALREASSGSTRYDALFADATSRYGLPSGLLKAVAKAESGFDASARSGAGAVGLMQLMPGTARELGVDPSNPAQAVDGAARLLKKHLNSFGTVPLALAAYNAGPGAVRKYHGIPPYEETRTYVRRVTATMEGAA; encoded by the coding sequence ATGAGCGCCGGCGCCGTCATGTCGCGGATCGACGAGATCCGCACGACCATCGCCACCCTCACCGCCCCGACGCAGCTCGCGTCGACGTCCGGCACCAGCGCGTCCGCGTTCGCCGCCCAGCTGGCCGCCGCCACCGGGACCACCACCGGGACGAGCGGTGCCACCGGTTCGGCGGCCGGCAGCGCCCCGGACGGCGACGACGTCGTCGCCGATGCCCGCCAGTACCTCGGCGTCCCCTACAAGTGGGGTGGCACGGACCCGAAGACCGGACTGGACTGCTCGGGCCTGGTGCAGCGGGTCTTCAAGGACCTCGGCGTCGAGCTGCCTCGCACCGTCTCGGAGCAGAAGAGCTCCGGAGAGCCGGTGGCGTCCATGAAGGACGCGAAGCCCGGCGACCTGCTGGTGTTCGGCAACCACCACATCGGCATCTACGTCGGCCACGGCAAGATGCTGCACGCTCCGCACACCGGCACGAACGTCAAGATCGCCGACGTCTACGAGACGCCCACCCGGATCCGTCGGGTGCTGCCGGCCGGCGGGACCGACACGACCAGCACCGCCCAGGCCTCCGTGGCCCGGCCGAGCGCGCTGCGCGAGGCCAGCAGCGGCTCGACCCGCTACGACGCGCTCTTCGCGGACGCCACCTCGAGGTACGGCCTGCCGTCCGGGCTGCTCAAGGCCGTCGCGAAGGCCGAGTCCGGCTTCGACGCCTCGGCCCGCAGCGGCGCCGGCGCCGTCGGGCTCATGCAGCTGATGCCCGGCACGGCGCGCGAGCTCGGTGTCGACCCGTCGAACCCGGCGCAGGCCGTGGACGGCGCCGCCCGGCTGCTCAAGAAGCACCTGAACAGCTTCGGGACCGTCCCGCTCGCCCTCGCCGCGTACAACGCCGGGCCGGGCGCCGTCCGCAAGTACCACGGCATCCCGCCGTACGAGGAGACGCGCACCTACGTGCGTCGAGTGACCGCAACGATGGAAGGAGCAGCATGA
- a CDS encoding flagellar FliJ family protein, whose amino-acid sequence MSKFALSGLLRVRGVQEEQSRRELGQAQARLSAAQATVLRRSSSLDAAGAVPGGPAPHFLAAAASRSAMVAAVSEAIAAREISQQDLEQAREQWLQSRMRARAIERLAERHREQQAAARARADQALSDDLAGARHAARTGGPATAGGLS is encoded by the coding sequence ATGAGCAAGTTCGCCCTGTCCGGTCTGCTGCGCGTGCGCGGCGTCCAGGAGGAGCAGTCCCGCCGCGAGCTGGGCCAGGCCCAGGCGCGGCTGTCCGCCGCGCAGGCCACCGTGCTGCGCCGGTCGTCGTCCCTGGACGCCGCCGGCGCGGTCCCCGGTGGGCCGGCGCCGCACTTCCTCGCCGCGGCCGCGAGCCGCTCCGCGATGGTCGCCGCGGTCAGCGAGGCGATCGCCGCCCGCGAGATCTCCCAGCAGGACCTCGAGCAGGCTCGCGAGCAGTGGCTGCAGTCGCGGATGCGCGCCCGCGCCATCGAGCGGCTGGCCGAGCGCCACCGTGAGCAGCAGGCGGCCGCCCGCGCCCGCGCCGACCAGGCGCTCAGCGACGACCTGGCCGGTGCCCGGCACGCGGCCCGGACCGGCGGGCCGGCGACCGCGGGGGGTCTGTCATGA
- a CDS encoding FliI/YscN family ATPase yields the protein MSSTLMSRLGTATRAAAPQRVGRVSAVVGLVVEVVGVDAAVGDLLLLASTTGLDGVPAEVVGLTADRVRCMPLGEVEGLRAGDPVFASGDGLRIRVGPDLLGRVLDGIGQPADGGPALSGELVGVHHRAPQALLRQRVDAPVTLGVRALDTLVPAGRGQRLGIFAGSGVGKSSLLSMIARGTSASVSVLALVGERGREVREFVEGDLGEAGLARSVVVVATSDAPAVTRLRAAFVATRIAEWFRDGGLDVLLMMDSLTRVAMAQREIGLSNGEPPATRGYPPSTFALLPKLLERAGPAEHGTITGIYTVLVDGDDHNEPIADAARSILDGHVTLSRRLATAGHFPTIDVLESVSRVAGAVTTSEQRAAATVLRRVLAAHRDARELIEVGAYAPGADPDVDAALVHWDAVNGFLRQPIEETVPSQTSWSHLNALVGALVDAGARS from the coding sequence ATGAGCAGCACCCTGATGAGCCGGCTCGGCACGGCCACCCGTGCGGCGGCGCCGCAGCGGGTGGGTCGGGTCAGCGCCGTCGTCGGACTCGTCGTCGAGGTCGTCGGCGTCGACGCCGCGGTGGGCGACCTCCTGCTGCTCGCTTCCACCACCGGCCTGGACGGCGTCCCCGCCGAGGTCGTCGGACTCACCGCCGACCGGGTGCGCTGCATGCCCCTCGGCGAGGTCGAGGGCCTGCGCGCCGGCGACCCCGTCTTCGCCTCCGGCGACGGTCTGCGCATCCGCGTCGGTCCGGACCTGCTCGGCCGCGTGCTGGACGGCATCGGGCAGCCCGCGGACGGCGGGCCCGCACTGAGCGGAGAGCTCGTCGGCGTGCACCACCGGGCACCGCAGGCGCTGCTGCGCCAGCGGGTCGACGCCCCCGTCACGCTCGGCGTCCGCGCCCTGGACACCCTGGTGCCCGCCGGCCGCGGCCAGCGACTCGGCATCTTCGCCGGCAGCGGCGTCGGCAAGTCCAGCCTGCTGTCGATGATCGCCCGCGGCACCAGCGCCTCCGTCAGCGTCCTCGCGCTCGTCGGGGAGCGTGGTCGTGAGGTCCGCGAGTTCGTCGAGGGCGACCTGGGCGAAGCGGGGCTGGCCCGCTCCGTCGTCGTCGTGGCCACGTCCGACGCCCCCGCCGTCACCCGGTTGCGGGCCGCGTTCGTCGCCACCCGGATCGCCGAGTGGTTCCGCGACGGCGGCCTCGACGTCCTGCTGATGATGGACAGCCTCACCCGCGTCGCCATGGCCCAGCGCGAGATCGGCCTGTCCAACGGCGAGCCGCCGGCCACCCGGGGCTACCCGCCGTCCACCTTCGCCCTGCTGCCCAAGCTGCTGGAGCGGGCCGGACCGGCCGAGCACGGCACCATCACCGGCATCTACACCGTCCTCGTCGACGGCGACGACCACAACGAGCCGATCGCCGACGCGGCCCGCTCGATCCTGGACGGGCACGTGACCCTGTCCCGCCGGCTCGCCACCGCCGGGCACTTCCCGACCATCGACGTCCTGGAGTCGGTGTCCCGCGTCGCGGGCGCCGTCACCACGTCCGAGCAGCGCGCCGCCGCGACCGTCCTGCGCCGGGTGCTCGCCGCGCACCGCGACGCCCGCGAGCTCATCGAGGTCGGCGCCTACGCACCCGGGGCCGACCCGGACGTCGACGCCGCGCTCGTGCACTGGGACGCCGTGAACGGCTTCCTGCGCCAGCCCATCGAGGAGACGGTGCCCAGCCAGACGTCGTGGTCGCACCTGAACGCGCTGGTCGGCGCCCTGGTCGACGCGGGGGCCCGGTCATGA
- a CDS encoding FliH/SctL family protein, with product MSTSTDARRFAPLSAGSGADLSEVRLGARSLGYAEGMAAGQRVVAAQLQATVDAAERDRKANTQAARIQVDHAVRSLGQAVVRMSASSLPLLEDVADVVLEAAVALARGILQAELSTVDAAALAAVRRSLAPLPTDVAVTVRLHPTDHALVLEHETRSDDDGTFRFDTHEVRLVPDATLRQGDAIAEQAGSVVDARIETALQRALETIRSTAPTGPVTA from the coding sequence ATGAGTACGTCGACTGACGCCCGGCGCTTCGCACCGCTCTCCGCGGGGTCCGGTGCCGACCTGAGCGAGGTCCGGCTCGGTGCCCGCTCGCTCGGCTACGCCGAGGGGATGGCCGCCGGTCAGCGCGTGGTCGCGGCCCAGCTGCAGGCGACCGTGGACGCCGCCGAGCGCGACCGCAAGGCCAACACCCAGGCCGCCCGGATCCAGGTGGACCACGCCGTGCGCAGCCTCGGCCAGGCCGTCGTCCGGATGTCGGCGTCCAGCCTGCCGCTGCTCGAGGACGTCGCCGACGTCGTCCTCGAGGCCGCCGTGGCGCTGGCCCGCGGGATCCTGCAGGCCGAGCTGTCCACCGTGGACGCCGCCGCGCTCGCCGCGGTGCGCCGTTCGCTCGCGCCGCTGCCGACCGACGTCGCCGTGACCGTCAGGCTGCACCCGACCGACCACGCGCTCGTGCTGGAGCACGAGACCCGGTCGGACGACGACGGCACCTTCCGGTTCGACACGCACGAGGTGCGGCTCGTGCCGGACGCCACGCTCCGCCAGGGCGACGCCATCGCCGAGCAGGCCGGCTCGGTCGTCGACGCCCGCATCGAGACCGCGCTGCAGCGAGCGCTGGAAACCATCCGCTCCACCGCACCGACCGGTCCGGTGACCGCATGA
- the fliG gene encoding flagellar motor switch protein FliG, which yields MATTTEAPLALTGPQKVAIVLMQIGRERSAPILSQLREAEIEEVAGEIVRLRSVAPEVVETVLREFQEAFGTGTTSAGGGVEAAHELLSATFGSERASAVIDRLAKAHATDAFSFLADADPRTLVGFLSGEHPQVVAVVLAHLQLDQASVILSGLPPEQQAEVAHRIGTMERTNHDMVRVVAEVLERQTSSVLQPGRNAAAVGGVQPLVDLINRADPATERIILESLESRDPALAEAVRARLFVFEDITTLEDRGVQLVLRQVETGDLAVALKGVTDIVREKVLSNVSERARENLLEEIGLLGPQRVAAVEEARSKIVQVIRSLEESGQIMLRRGGDDEYVD from the coding sequence GTGGCGACCACGACCGAGGCGCCGCTGGCGCTGACCGGGCCGCAGAAGGTGGCCATCGTCCTCATGCAGATCGGCCGGGAGCGCTCCGCGCCCATCCTGTCCCAGCTGCGCGAGGCCGAGATCGAGGAGGTGGCCGGCGAGATCGTCCGGCTGCGCTCCGTGGCACCCGAGGTCGTCGAGACCGTGCTGCGCGAGTTCCAGGAGGCGTTCGGCACCGGCACGACCTCCGCCGGCGGCGGGGTCGAGGCGGCCCACGAGCTGCTCTCGGCGACGTTCGGCTCCGAGCGCGCCTCGGCGGTCATCGACCGGCTCGCCAAGGCGCACGCGACGGACGCCTTCTCGTTCCTGGCCGACGCCGACCCGCGCACCCTCGTCGGCTTCCTGTCCGGCGAGCACCCGCAGGTGGTCGCCGTCGTGCTGGCGCACCTGCAGCTGGACCAGGCCTCGGTGATCCTGTCCGGGCTTCCGCCCGAGCAGCAGGCCGAGGTCGCGCACCGGATCGGCACCATGGAGCGCACCAACCACGACATGGTCCGCGTCGTCGCCGAGGTGCTCGAGCGCCAGACCTCCTCCGTGCTCCAGCCGGGCCGCAACGCCGCCGCCGTCGGCGGCGTCCAGCCGCTGGTCGACCTGATCAACCGCGCCGACCCGGCCACCGAGCGGATCATCCTGGAGAGCCTGGAGAGCCGCGACCCGGCGCTCGCCGAGGCCGTCCGGGCCCGCCTGTTCGTCTTCGAGGACATCACGACCCTGGAGGACCGCGGCGTCCAGCTCGTGCTGCGCCAGGTCGAGACCGGCGACCTCGCCGTCGCGCTCAAGGGTGTCACCGACATCGTGCGCGAGAAGGTGCTCAGCAACGTCTCCGAGCGCGCTCGGGAGAACCTGCTGGAGGAGATCGGCCTGCTCGGCCCGCAGCGTGTCGCGGCCGTCGAGGAGGCGCGCTCCAAGATCGTCCAGGTCATCCGCTCGCTCGAGGAGAGCGGTCAGATCATGCTGCGCCGTGGGGGCGACGATGAGTACGTCGACTGA
- the fliF gene encoding flagellar basal-body MS-ring/collar protein FliF produces the protein MPQAMQVTLRRVQTQLGGFSAAQRVIGGLLVVGLLLGGFAFFKWASAPTYAPLFGSLAGEDASAIVDKLDADGVKYQLTDGGSTVLVPKDVVYAERVKLSGQGLPSSSEGGYSLLDKQGVTASQFQQQVTYQRALEGELAKTVQAIDGVSSSVVHLAIPAKDVFLDSESKPTASVLVAMKPGSELSNQQVQSIVHLVASSIEGMSADDVTVVDGKGNLLSTKGSDGATGAGGASNDQLTQDYETRQAAELQGVLDKIVGPGHAVAQVNATLQFDAIDTTTERVYTDKDAKPLATSTTTEKYAGGSGTASGVLGTDNLAVPSSGSGSGNYEKSTTTTNNAQSKVTEHKKAAPGAVVRQSVSVVVDDKVKGVDLTKLQTAVSTAAGIDPTRGDALNVTSMPFDQTATKTAAAELKKAEQAQQRAQLVGWAKQAAIVLGILVLLLVVWLSRKKKKGQTIDELVQLDLVESQVGIPAQRQALEAADRLALPAGDGDSPAPAIPQRRKDDVLALVERQPDEVAELLRGWLADRRG, from the coding sequence ATGCCGCAGGCGATGCAGGTCACCCTCCGTCGGGTGCAGACCCAGCTCGGCGGCTTCAGCGCCGCCCAGCGCGTCATCGGCGGACTGCTGGTCGTCGGGCTGCTGCTCGGCGGGTTCGCGTTCTTCAAGTGGGCCAGCGCCCCGACGTACGCGCCGCTGTTCGGCAGCCTGGCCGGCGAGGACGCCAGCGCCATCGTCGACAAGCTGGACGCCGACGGCGTGAAGTACCAGCTGACCGACGGTGGCAGCACGGTGCTCGTGCCGAAGGACGTCGTCTACGCCGAGCGCGTCAAGCTCTCCGGCCAGGGCCTGCCCTCGTCGTCCGAGGGCGGGTACTCGTTGCTGGACAAGCAGGGCGTGACCGCCTCGCAGTTCCAGCAGCAGGTCACCTACCAGCGCGCCCTGGAGGGCGAGCTGGCCAAGACGGTCCAGGCCATCGACGGGGTGAGCAGCTCGGTCGTGCACCTGGCCATCCCGGCCAAGGACGTCTTCCTGGACTCCGAGAGCAAGCCCACCGCCTCCGTCCTGGTCGCCATGAAGCCCGGCTCCGAGCTGAGCAACCAGCAGGTGCAGAGCATCGTGCACCTCGTCGCCTCGAGCATCGAGGGCATGAGCGCGGACGACGTCACCGTGGTCGACGGCAAGGGGAACCTGCTGTCCACCAAGGGTTCTGACGGCGCCACGGGCGCCGGTGGCGCCAGCAACGACCAGCTGACGCAGGACTACGAGACCCGCCAGGCCGCCGAGCTGCAGGGCGTGCTGGACAAGATCGTCGGCCCCGGCCACGCCGTGGCGCAGGTCAACGCGACGCTGCAGTTCGACGCGATCGACACCACCACCGAGCGGGTCTACACCGACAAGGACGCCAAGCCGCTGGCGACGTCGACGACCACCGAGAAGTACGCCGGTGGCAGCGGGACCGCGAGCGGCGTGCTGGGCACCGACAACCTCGCGGTGCCGAGCTCGGGCTCCGGCTCGGGGAACTACGAGAAGTCCACGACCACCACGAACAACGCGCAGTCCAAGGTCACCGAGCACAAGAAGGCCGCCCCCGGGGCCGTGGTCCGCCAGTCCGTCTCGGTCGTGGTCGACGACAAGGTCAAGGGCGTCGACCTGACCAAGCTGCAGACCGCGGTCAGCACCGCCGCCGGCATCGACCCGACCCGCGGCGACGCGCTGAACGTGACGAGCATGCCGTTCGACCAGACCGCCACCAAGACCGCGGCCGCCGAGCTGAAGAAGGCCGAGCAGGCCCAGCAGCGGGCGCAGCTGGTCGGCTGGGCCAAGCAGGCGGCGATCGTCCTCGGCATCCTCGTCCTGCTGCTGGTGGTCTGGCTGTCCCGTAAGAAGAAGAAGGGCCAGACGATCGACGAGCTCGTGCAGCTGGACCTCGTCGAGTCCCAGGTAGGCATCCCCGCCCAGCGCCAGGCGCTCGAGGCTGCCGACCGGCTCGCCCTGCCCGCCGGCGACGGCGACTCGCCGGCCCCGGCGATCCCGCAGCGCCGCAAGGACGACGTCCTCGCCCTGGTGGAGCGCCAGCCCGACGAGGTCGCCGAGCTGCTGCGCGGCTGGCTCGCGGACCGTAGGGGCTGA
- the fliE gene encoding flagellar hook-basal body complex protein FliE yields the protein MSIAAIGAALASSASVPTTGLASTGSAGAATGTGATSGTGFAQALEGGLQNLSDVQTKADDLGVKAATGDLTDVHDYMIAATKAELTTELTVTLRNKALDAFNEIMRMQG from the coding sequence ATGAGCATCGCCGCCATCGGCGCCGCACTGGCGTCGTCCGCCTCGGTCCCCACCACCGGGCTCGCCTCGACCGGGTCCGCCGGTGCCGCGACCGGCACCGGGGCCACCTCGGGCACCGGCTTCGCCCAGGCCCTCGAGGGCGGTCTGCAGAACCTGTCCGACGTGCAGACCAAGGCCGACGACCTCGGCGTCAAGGCTGCGACCGGTGACCTCACCGACGTCCACGACTACATGATCGCGGCGACCAAGGCCGAGCTGACCACCGAGCTCACCGTCACCTTGCGGAACAAGGCGCTCGACGCGTTCAACGAGATCATGAGGATGCAGGGCTGA
- a CDS encoding flagellar basal body rod protein FlgC has protein sequence MPIFDSIGIAQSGVAVYRKWLDAVSDNIANMNNVTSTSEAAYQQTSIIASEMGDGQGVQVSGVAKGSAEGRLVYDPTHPLADADGYVRMPDVDLGQQMGQLIMAQRGYQANLSVVDRAREAYQAALALGRN, from the coding sequence ATGCCCATCTTCGACAGCATCGGGATCGCCCAGTCCGGCGTCGCCGTCTACCGCAAGTGGCTCGACGCGGTCAGCGACAACATCGCCAACATGAACAACGTCACCTCGACGTCCGAGGCGGCGTACCAGCAGACCAGCATCATCGCCAGCGAGATGGGGGACGGCCAGGGCGTGCAGGTGTCCGGCGTCGCCAAGGGCAGCGCCGAGGGCCGGCTGGTCTACGACCCCACCCACCCGCTCGCCGACGCCGACGGGTACGTGCGGATGCCGGACGTCGACCTGGGCCAGCAGATGGGCCAGCTGATCATGGCCCAGCGCGGCTACCAGGCGAACCTCAGCGTCGTCGACCGCGCCCGTGAGGCCTACCAGGCCGCGCTCGCGCTCGGGAGGAACTGA
- a CDS encoding flagellar basal body rod protein FlgB, translated as MFDDVTSVALGSALTGLAARQRAIADNIANVETPGYHATRVSFEDSLRSAVDDGSIASGSVTSVGPTSQKSLEPTRLNGSNVNLDTETLSSVDTNLRYQLTLRAVDHDFSILKTSMRSA; from the coding sequence GTGTTCGACGATGTGACCAGTGTTGCCCTGGGCAGCGCGCTGACCGGTCTGGCCGCTCGACAGCGAGCCATCGCTGACAACATCGCGAACGTCGAGACGCCGGGGTACCACGCGACCCGGGTCAGCTTCGAGGACAGCCTGCGCAGCGCCGTGGACGACGGCAGCATCGCCTCGGGCTCCGTGACCTCGGTCGGCCCGACCTCCCAGAAGTCGCTCGAGCCCACCCGGCTCAACGGCAGCAACGTGAACCTGGACACCGAGACGCTGTCCAGCGTCGACACGAACCTGCGCTACCAGCTCACGCTGCGCGCGGTCGACCACGACTTCAGCATCCTCAAGACGTCGATGCGGAGCGCCTGA
- the fliS gene encoding flagellar export chaperone FliS: protein MTFPMAQNQAYQRAAGRYGSDTTATASPARLLVMLYDRLSLDLTRAHQAQLDGDREVANDNIAHAQDIIAELLTSLDVDAWEGGHNLASLYRWLIRELIAANTRMDATRTAGCITVVEPLRQAWTEAMTMAASPTAGTPLLGASA, encoded by the coding sequence ATGACCTTCCCGATGGCGCAGAACCAGGCGTACCAGCGCGCGGCCGGACGCTACGGCTCCGACACCACCGCCACCGCGTCGCCGGCCCGCCTGCTGGTCATGCTCTACGACCGGCTCTCCCTCGACCTCACCCGCGCGCACCAGGCGCAGCTGGACGGCGACCGCGAGGTCGCGAACGACAACATCGCGCACGCGCAGGACATCATCGCCGAGCTGCTCACCAGCCTGGACGTCGACGCCTGGGAGGGCGGCCACAACCTGGCCAGCCTCTACCGGTGGCTCATCCGCGAGCTGATCGCGGCCAACACGCGGATGGACGCCACCCGCACCGCCGGTTGCATCACCGTCGTCGAGCCGTTGCGCCAGGCCTGGACCGAGGCGATGACCATGGCCGCCTCGCCGACCGCCGGCACCCCGCTGCTCGGCGCCTCGGCATGA
- the fliD gene encoding flagellar filament capping protein FliD codes for MATTVDGLVSGLDTTTIISQLMQIQAAPQTRLKTSLTQQQSALSALQSVNTKMTNLQAAAENLQKLTTWGAARASSSSSAVTATAAAGALSGSTTFSVVQLATAQSSVSSATFSSLTSTSAITDSGFEIHRGSGADAKTITIATPTDGSLQALVTAINSTSDAGVRAAAVQVSPGQYRLQLSATDTGEKNAFTLTGTGGAALGGLSFTQVNAAQDAKLHVGDVGAGFDITSASNTVEGVMPGVTVKVSAKANDVTLSVDPDQAAITSAVQALVDAANSALVGIKSVSSNGVVGTDGTRSGVGALAGDGLMRQLTSQILSKVTAGVGGKSLSTAGIGVNKDGIVTFDKDKFAAAMTADPAGTQSMFTTSTTAGTGFADVVAGLAKDASSSSGTIASAVTGRQSTISDLTDRIAGWDVTLAARQSSLQKQYSALEVALGKLKSQSTWLAGQINQLSNSGSNS; via the coding sequence CAGTCCGCGCTGAGCGCCCTGCAGTCCGTCAACACCAAGATGACGAACCTGCAGGCCGCCGCCGAGAACCTGCAGAAGCTGACCACCTGGGGCGCCGCGAGGGCCAGCTCCAGCTCGTCCGCCGTGACGGCGACGGCCGCGGCCGGCGCCCTGTCCGGCTCCACGACCTTCTCCGTCGTCCAGCTCGCCACCGCGCAGTCCTCGGTCAGCTCGGCCACCTTCTCGTCGCTGACCAGCACGAGTGCGATCACCGACAGCGGCTTCGAGATCCACCGCGGCTCCGGTGCCGACGCCAAGACGATCACCATCGCGACGCCGACCGACGGCTCCCTGCAGGCCCTGGTCACCGCGATCAACTCGACCAGCGATGCCGGCGTGCGCGCCGCCGCGGTCCAGGTCTCACCCGGCCAGTACCGGCTGCAGCTCAGCGCCACCGACACCGGTGAGAAGAACGCCTTCACGCTGACCGGCACCGGCGGCGCAGCCCTCGGGGGCCTGTCGTTCACCCAGGTCAACGCCGCGCAGGACGCCAAGCTGCACGTCGGTGACGTCGGTGCCGGCTTCGACATCACCTCGGCCAGCAACACCGTCGAGGGCGTCATGCCCGGGGTCACCGTCAAGGTGAGCGCCAAGGCCAACGACGTGACCCTGTCCGTCGACCCCGACCAGGCGGCGATCACCTCGGCCGTCCAGGCCCTGGTGGACGCCGCGAACTCGGCGCTCGTCGGGATCAAGTCGGTCAGCTCGAACGGTGTCGTCGGCACGGATGGGACGCGATCGGGGGTCGGAGCGCTCGCCGGTGACGGACTGATGCGCCAGCTGACCAGCCAGATCCTGTCGAAGGTGACCGCGGGCGTCGGAGGCAAGTCCCTCTCGACGGCCGGCATCGGCGTCAACAAGGACGGCATCGTCACCTTCGACAAGGACAAGTTCGCCGCAGCGATGACGGCCGATCCGGCTGGCACGCAGTCCATGTTCACCACGTCGACCACTGCCGGCACCGGTTTCGCGGACGTGGTCGCCGGTCTGGCGAAGGACGCCTCCAGCAGCTCCGGCACCATCGCGTCGGCGGTCACGGGCCGGCAGTCCACGATCTCGGACCTCACGGATCGCATCGCCGGCTGGGACGTCACCCTGGCGGCCCGGCAGTCGAGCCTGCAGAAGCAGTACTCGGCGCTCGAGGTCGCGCTGGGCAAGCTCAAGAGCCAGTCCACCTGGCTGGCCGGTCAGATCAACCAGCTCAGCAACAGCGGGAGCAACTCATGA